From the genome of Psychroserpens ponticola, one region includes:
- a CDS encoding response regulator, which translates to MIKKNILIVEDEVLIAKQIENIISKHGYNCLGIAISYEQALKYLHTTLADAVLLDINIFGQKSGIDLAKVIKAEFGIPIIYLTSYSDSNTIEELIKTQPEGYLVKPINTIVLTTNLDLIFANQNTNTSNIISFNVGKTNYRLDVSELMYIKSESNYLELHLNEDQKLIRFSLKEFLKLLPPNLLYKINRRVAINPDFISQFNSSTITMTNGDTFKISNLLKEDLPFKN; encoded by the coding sequence ATGATTAAAAAAAACATTCTCATTGTAGAAGATGAAGTGCTTATTGCAAAGCAAATTGAAAATATCATTAGCAAACATGGTTATAATTGCTTAGGTATTGCAATAAGTTATGAGCAAGCACTTAAATATTTACACACAACTCTAGCTGATGCAGTATTGTTAGATATCAATATTTTTGGTCAGAAATCTGGAATAGATTTAGCGAAAGTCATCAAAGCAGAGTTTGGTATTCCTATCATATACTTAACGTCTTATTCAGATAGTAACACCATAGAAGAACTAATAAAAACTCAACCTGAAGGCTATCTTGTAAAACCGATTAATACTATTGTACTCACTACAAATCTTGATTTGATATTTGCTAATCAAAACACTAATACGTCAAACATAATAAGTTTTAACGTAGGCAAAACCAATTACAGACTAGATGTTTCAGAATTAATGTATATAAAGTCAGAATCGAACTACCTAGAGCTTCACCTTAATGAAGACCAAAAACTAATTAGGTTTTCCTTAAAAGAATTTTTAAAATTACTACCTCCTAATCTCTTGTATAAAATTAATAGAAGAGTAGCAATAAATCCAGATTTTATATCTCAATTTAATAGTTCTACGATAACGATGACCAATGGAGATACGTTTAAAATCTCTAATCTATTAAAAGAAGATTTGCCATTTAAAAACTAA
- a CDS encoding sensor histidine kinase, with product MLIALMCVFKSFSQLPKVDFENELQRLEKAIQSKNTTLILKEVDSLKSSNSLSEIQLAIVTTYKLQALTESWKLDQAIKLATELYSQNLLSKKYKVRVWLSEALILEIYEEFTDGLKKLDSVEQYYNTHPKDQYYGIFLYRKSSLFRMSGNKKAALPLAYEAKKFGETNDYDDVVSIAIFLIDRLSDPDDYKQRLKDLELAIKNYEALENFDDMAFALKNIAVAYKENGEYNKAKKMLLKGLHIKKSRMKDSITMMLIYDELDEIYEMQNVYDSAYYYLKKSKELNVMKNLTIQRQSISKLEEAKENLKIKFEEKRYGEQLESVNYEKKLLVFVLSVFGVLLTLLILALGRIKKKNKENKTQKEEILKKNKLLGITLSERNVLLRELNHRVKNNLSLIVSLINFHANETDDINSQKILNNLENRVKTIAEAHEQFSYKDISSINDKIELKTYLTRVLDGPIHISKREISYTMDAKDIALNMDTLLPIGILINELVNNSIKHAVSNETTLQLHIKCDLENNIILLQYSDSGTKFIEKKETKQLGLFIIESMVQQLNGIYSREQSRYHFKLNLKKDD from the coding sequence ATGTTAATTGCATTAATGTGTGTTTTTAAATCATTCAGTCAGCTACCAAAAGTTGATTTTGAAAACGAATTACAGCGTTTAGAAAAAGCAATTCAGTCTAAAAATACAACTCTAATTCTGAAAGAAGTAGATAGTTTGAAGTCTTCAAATAGCCTTTCCGAAATTCAATTAGCCATAGTAACTACTTATAAACTCCAAGCACTTACTGAGTCATGGAAATTAGACCAAGCAATAAAATTGGCAACAGAATTATACTCACAAAATTTACTCTCAAAAAAATATAAAGTTAGAGTGTGGTTAAGTGAAGCGTTAATTCTTGAAATTTATGAAGAGTTTACTGATGGTTTAAAAAAATTGGATAGCGTAGAACAGTATTACAACACTCATCCCAAAGATCAATATTATGGAATATTCTTATATCGAAAATCATCTTTATTTAGAATGTCAGGTAATAAAAAAGCAGCACTTCCATTAGCATATGAAGCTAAAAAATTTGGAGAAACAAATGACTATGATGATGTGGTTTCCATAGCTATTTTTTTAATTGATAGATTATCTGACCCTGATGACTATAAGCAGCGATTAAAAGATTTAGAGTTAGCTATTAAAAATTATGAGGCATTAGAAAATTTTGATGATATGGCATTTGCATTAAAAAATATAGCTGTGGCATACAAAGAAAATGGTGAATATAATAAAGCAAAAAAGATGCTTCTTAAAGGGTTACATATTAAGAAATCAAGAATGAAGGATAGTATAACCATGATGCTTATTTATGATGAGTTAGATGAAATATATGAGATGCAAAACGTGTATGACTCAGCGTATTATTACTTAAAAAAAAGTAAAGAGTTAAATGTGATGAAAAATTTAACTATTCAACGACAAAGTATTTCAAAACTCGAAGAAGCAAAAGAAAATTTAAAAATTAAATTCGAAGAAAAACGTTATGGAGAACAACTAGAGTCTGTAAACTATGAAAAAAAACTATTAGTTTTTGTGCTTTCTGTTTTTGGTGTTTTATTAACATTATTAATCCTAGCATTGGGTAGGATTAAGAAAAAAAATAAGGAAAATAAAACACAAAAAGAAGAAATATTAAAGAAAAATAAACTGCTTGGTATTACACTTTCTGAACGAAATGTTTTATTAAGAGAACTCAATCATCGTGTAAAGAACAATTTGTCTCTCATTGTAAGTTTAATTAATTTTCATGCTAATGAAACAGATGATATCAATAGTCAAAAGATTCTAAATAATCTTGAAAACAGGGTGAAAACAATTGCTGAAGCTCACGAACAATTCTCTTATAAAGATATTTCAAGTATAAATGATAAAATTGAACTTAAAACCTATTTAACTCGAGTTCTCGATGGTCCGATACATATCTCTAAGAGAGAGATATCTTATACTATGGATGCAAAAGATATAGCTCTTAATATGGACACCTTGCTTCCTATTGGGATTTTAATTAATGAACTTGTAAATAATAGCATCAAACATGCTGTAAGTAATGAAACAACTTTGCAATTGCATATAAAATGCGATTTAGAAAACAATATTATCCTATTACAATATTCAGATTCTGGAACAAAGTTTATAGAAAAGAAAGAGACAAAACAGCTCGGATTATTCATCATTGAAAGTATGGTACAGCAATTAAATGGGATCTACAGTAGAGAACAAAGCCGCTATCATTTCAAACTCAATTTAAAAAAGGATGATTAA